Within the Dolichospermum compactum NIES-806 genome, the region ACAAATATCAATTGAAATGAATAGCAGTGAAATTGATCCAATTTTGCAAATTCTCGATTCCCAGGGAAGAGTGTTCGCTCAAAATGATGATATAACACCTAATAATTTGAATGCCAGAATTGCTGGCAAGTTACCAGAAGATGATACCTACATTGTCATTGCTGGCGCATCTAAATTAGGCATCTCAGGTAGATCAGAAACAGGGAATTATACTATTACAGCTATTTCTGATCCTTAGTAAAACCAACACATTTACAGCAAAATGGGCGGTTAAAAACCGCGTCTAGACAGGCAAAACCTGCCTTCGCAGGTTAATAAATTAAATTAGTCCACGAAGGTGGACTTTGCTTGTGTAGCCACGAATTCTATTCGTTAGGACTTAAATTTGCACTAATTCACAAAAATCAACCAACTTAGGAGACAAAAAACCAACCATGAAATTAGCATTATTAGCGACACTATTCTTAACCACAACATTAGCATCTGCTCCTGTTTTTGCTCAAGAAGAGTCAAATAATCAAGTTCGCTTCCTCTGTGCAGAAACCTTGAATTCCCAAAATCAAAAGCGTGTTCCTGCTACTGTTCTTTGGACACCAAACTTCAAAAAAGCAATGGTAACATGGACATCTATTTTAGCTGGATATGGACCACAAGAACGTTGTCAAAAAGTTTCTGATAATTTCCAAGTCGCTTTAAATAATGGTAGTCTCAATTACATTACAAATGCTGTTCAAAATGGGAGCAAAGTAATTTGTTCTGTGCGTTCAACTGATGGTGCTTGTGATACTGTATTGTTTACATTGCGATCTCAAGACAGTTCTCAAAACGTTCTCAAACAATTAAATCAACTTTGGTTAGGTGCTGCTACTACAGGACCTATTCAACAAAGTTCTGGTGGAGAATCCAAATATTACATTGATATTCGCCAATTCCTCAATACACCACCATCAAATAAGATGAAATAACTAGACTACTAGATCCCCGACTTCTTCAAGAAGTCGGGGATCTGAAACTCTCTAAAATCTCTCTATCCACCCAAACGAAAAAAAATAACATGAAACGCCTATTTTTCACCCTCATTTGCACAACTGCTTTATTAACTATTCCCCAACAATTGTTATTGATTTCTCCCCAACCTGTCACCGCACAACAACCCACATCACAATTATTAACCACAGAACAATTACAAGATTTAGCTAAATCAATCACCGTGAAAATATTAACCAAAAATGGCAGTAGTTCAGGAACTTTAATTGCTAAAAATGGTAATAATTACACGGTTTTAACTAATGATCATGTTGTAAGTTTAGGTGCATCTTATCGTATTCAAACACCTGATGGTAAAATTTATTCAGCTAATGTAATTAAAGAAAAACCACCATCTTTAAAAAATCAAGATGTGGCTTTATTCCAGTTTCAATCAACAGCAGAATATACCATAGCTACTTTAGGAACATCTTCACCTATAGCAGTAGAACAAAAAATTGTCGCGGCTGGATTTGTTGATGATAATGCTAAGTTAATTTTCACAGAAGGACAAATTTCTCTATTACCAGATAAAAGTTTTCAAAGAGGTTATCGCATAGGTTACAGCAATAAAGTTCAACCAGGAATGAGTGGCGGACCCATATTAAATTATCAAGGTGAAGTTATTGGTATTAATGCCGTTCATGCTTATCCTATTTCTGATAAAATATATACTTATATTGACAATAGTAAACCCAGTACAGCCGAACGTCAGCAAATGCGTCAATATAGTTGGGGTTTACCGATTTATAGTGTCGCTAAAGTAGTCAATGAAGTTATTGCTAAATCGCCTAAAAAGATTGATGATTCTGCTTTGATAGCGAAAAAAGGTTTGATTAATGATATTGATAAAATTGCCCAAGAAATTACGGTTTTAATTCCTAATGCTAACCCCACAGATATGGGTTCTGGGGTAATTATTGCCCAGAAAGGTAATATTTATTATGTGTTGACTGCGGATCATGTTATCTGGAATCGTGATGAAAAAAAATTAAAAGATAAGTTAGAAATAGTCGCACCAGATAATCAACGATATGCTATAAATGTCAGCAATGCGAAAAGAATGCCTGGAGTTGATTTAGCCGTTGTTCAATTTACCAGTAATCAAAAATATCAAGTTGCAACTTTAGCAAATTATAGTTTAAATACTAAAGATCAAAAAGTGTTTGTTTCTGGTTTTCCTGGTAATAAACAACAAAATAAAAACAAACCTCACCGGATTTTAACAGCGGGAATTTTGAGGCAACAGCAATTCATTAAGTTAAATACTTATCTAAGTTTCAATAATCAAAGTTCTCTGATACCCGTGCAAATACAAACTGTTTTAAGTGATGGTTATGATCTACTTTATAGTAATATTACTAAAGGCGGAATGAGTGGCGGTGCAGTTTTAGATACCCAAGGAAGATTAATTGGTATTCATGGCAGAGTGGAAGGTGAAATATCACTCGATTTTGATGGTGAAATCAATTTAGGTAGTAGTTCTGGTGTTCCCATTAGGACATTTTTAAATTTGGTTGAACAAGGAGGAATAGATTCAGATTTAAAAATCCAAACTGCTGTACCAGCTACACTAAAAAAATCGGAAGAGGATGTAATTAGTGAATATTTATTACCATTGGATCAAGTTCCTAAAAACAGCGATAATGAAATATCATGGCTAAATTATGCCAATCAACTATTGCGTTCTCAGAAATATGCAGAAGCAATAAAAGCCGTTGATAAAGCGATTAGCAAAAAACCGAATTTTTATCAAGCTTGGTATTTCAAGGGGGTGATATTTTTTAGTGAAAAAAAAGATACAGAAGCTATTACTGCTTTTGATAAAGCTCTTAAAATTAATCCCGACTTTGCTCAAGCTTGGAAATTGCGGGGTAGAGTGCTTGGGTTATTAGATAAATATTCCGAGGCCTTAACATCTTTTAATCAAGCCATTGCTCTGAGTCCTAATCAATTTGATCTTTACTATTGGCGAGGTTTATCCCTTGCTCAATTAAAGCGGTTTCCTGAAGCAATTGAGGCTTATAATCAAGCCATTAAATTTTATCCCGACTATAAACTCATTTATAATTCACGTGGTTTATCCTATGTGAATTTACAAAAATATCAACAAGCCATAGATGATTTTAATCAGGCCATTCAACTTGACCCTAAAAATGCCGACTATTACTACTTCAGGGGTATGGCTTACAGTTTCTTAAATAAGCATCAACGGGCAATTGATGATTCTACTCAGGCCATTCAACTTGACCCTAAAGAGGCAATACACTATAGTATGAGGGGTCTTACTTACCTTCAATTAAAAGACTACAAACAAGCAATTAATGATTGGACTCAAGCCATTAAACTTGATCCTAAAAATGCAACATACTATGGTATGAGGGGTGGTACTTACTATAAATTAAAAGAATACAAACTGGCGATTAATGATTACACCCAAGCCATTCAACTTGACCCTAAAGAGGCAATACACTATAGTATGAGGGGTCTTACTTACCTTCAATTAAAAGACTACAAACAAGCAATTAATGATTGGACTCAAGCCATTAAACTTGATCCTAAAAATGCAACATACTATGGTATGAGGGGTGGTACTTACTATAAATTAAAAGAATACAAACTGGCGATTAATGATTACACCCAAGCCATTCAACTTGACCCTAAAGAGGCAATACACTATAGTATGAGGGGTCTTGCTTATTTACAATTAAAAGACTACAAACAAGCCATAGCTAATTATACTCAAGCCATTCAACTTGATCCTAAAAATGCAACATACTATGCCCGTCGGGGTCTTACTTACCTTCAATTAAAAGACTACAAACAAGCAATTAATGATTGGACTCAAGCCATTAAACTTGATCCTAAAAATGCAGTATACTATGGTGCTAGGGGTCTTACTTACCTTCAATTAAAAGACTACAAACAAGCAATTAATGATTACACTCAAGCCATTAAAATTGACCATAAAAATGGAATACACTATGGTAGTAGGGGTGATGCTTACCTTCAATTGAAGGACTACAAACAAGCGATTAATGATTACACTCAAGCTATTAAACTTGACCCAAAAAATGCTGATTACTACTACAGTCGAGGTTTCGCAAACTACAAATTCAAAGACTACAAACAAGCGATTGATGATTGGAATCAAGCCATTAAATTCAAACCTGACTTTACCGAAGCTTACACGAACTTAGGCATAGTCCACTATGAAATGGGAGAAGTAGAAACAGCAATTAATTATTGGCGAAATGCGATCAAAATCAATAGCAATGTTGCAGAAGCACATCTAGCTTTAGGTGTAGCTTTGTATGCTAAAGGCGATAAAGAAGCGGGTTTGAAATCGGGAGAAACGGCATTAAAATTAGATAAACGTTATGGAAAGATTGAGTTTCTAAAAGAGAATAATTGGGGTGATAAGTTGATAAAAGATAGTCAGGAGTTTTTGAACAATCCTCGGATAAAAGGTTTGATTTAGAACCCACCTTCCGCACCCTTGGTATCACAATGGTATCACAATCGGTAATTTCGGATTTTTGGCGTTGCTGATTAAGGGTATGAATTTTAGTCTCACGCAAAGACGCAAAGACGCAAAGGTATACTCAAAACGGCTAGAAGCTGGACTTTTTTATCATACAAAGAACAAGGTTCAAAGCCTCTCCCCGTTGCGGGGAGAGGTTTACCAGAGGGGTTTCATATTTGGTTAAACTATGAACCGTTTGCAGTATAAGAGTTTTAAAGGTTCAATTTGGGAATTTCATACCTCAATTCAGCAACGCCGGATTTTTCAATACTTAAAAGGATGATTTTTATACAAAAATGTGAAAATTTCAAATAGCTATAGCGAAGTGCTGCTGCAAGCATTTCGCTAGTCCCGAATTTCCCAACGACCAATTTTCCTTGTGTGACAGTTTAGGGTGCGAAAGGTGGGTTATCACCAAAAAAAGCTACTTATGCTTGGGTTGAAAATTCGGTAGTTCTACAGATGCTAAAGATTTGCGTCCCTTGGGTGGTCGTCGGGGATAAATCAATGGTGAAGGCGACTTATTGTCAGATTTATTATTAGATGTATGATCATCCAATAAATCCGGCAAAATATCATTAGTGGGTAAATTTGATGCTGTTGCTGGGGAATTGTCTAACCAATAATCTTCCATTTCCTCAGTATGGATCTGATGGCTGCGGAAATGAGAAACCACTGGTAATTCCTGTACTAGTGATATGGTAAAATCTTCCTTTCCCGAACTTTCAGTATTAGCATAAGGATCAATTTCCATCTGCAAATCCTGTTGAATAATTATTTCTGGTTCTGAATGATTTTCTGGAGTAGATACTAAAGCCTCTAAAACAGATGTATCACCTTGATGAATATTTGCATCTGTCTCTGTTCCCTGGTCTGTTTCTTCAGATAATGGTGTAATAAAAAACCGATGAATTATCCCTTCCAGTTGTTGGTCTAAAGATAATAGTTCAGAATCATCTCCAGTTGTTGAGGGCATAGTTGCTTCATTAACCTGTATAAGATCGGAAATGACTGGTTCTGGATGATGGGTATAGTTTTCCGAAGTTGTCACTGTAGACTTAACCCAGGAACTATTGACAGACTCATTCACAGAATCTGTTTCCCCTGTCCAAGGTCGAATAGGTTGCGCGTTGGGAAACAAAGACCGGGCTTTTCTGGAGAATCTGGTTTGTTTGTGGATGACATCATGGGGATGATGGATATGATCCTCCAGGTTCTCAGGGCTAGGAATGGGAGTATCTAGACATTTTTCCAGAGCCGATTTAAACTGCATAGTCTGTCGTTGTTGACGCATTAGTCTAGCCCGCAATTCACGACAGGTATTTTCCGAGTGTAATAGCAACTGGGACTCTTGACTGTAGTTAGCTTGCAGTAGAGAACATTCTCTTTCCAAATGCGCTAATCGCTGTTGGCTAATTTGCAAATTAGCTTTATAATTTTCAATACAAATTTCTTGTTGTTGAACTGTTTGGACAGAGGTTTCTAACTGCTGATACAGGGAATGAATTTGTTCTTGACCAGCAGAAAGTTCTTGATTTTGTTGGATAAACATAGATTCGGTTACGCTAGACCGAGTTTTGTGCCACTGCAAAATCTTTTCTGCTTCAGCTAATTCGGTTTTTAACTGCTCCACTTGGGCATATAGATGATTATTAGCTGTAGTTAATTCTGTATTTAACTTCAGTAATTGCTGAAATTCTAAGTTGATCTGTGCTTGTTGATCAAGATTAGGTTCTGCAATCCAGTCTTGTTGGTTGCTGTCTTCCAATTTTTCCATAACTACGGTTTTACATTAACAATCTGTAGTTGGCCGATAGCGTGGCTTTAGCTTTATCAGAGATAAATTTGTCACGGTCGTATTGTGATGATTCACAAATACGTAGCCGTTATCAGTTATTTACACAAAGAAAAATTGACAGTTGATATTTGACAATTGTTAATTATCAGTTGGCAATTGTCAATTACCTAAGGTAGCCAATGGGGATGAAAGCCCGCTAGAGGCAGTTGTTCTGGTTTGATATCTATGTTGGTATTATCGGCGATGGGTAGTAAAGGCATTAACCAAAGACTACTACTAGCAATGGGTT harbors:
- a CDS encoding serine protease; translation: MKRLFFTLICTTALLTIPQQLLLISPQPVTAQQPTSQLLTTEQLQDLAKSITVKILTKNGSSSGTLIAKNGNNYTVLTNDHVVSLGASYRIQTPDGKIYSANVIKEKPPSLKNQDVALFQFQSTAEYTIATLGTSSPIAVEQKIVAAGFVDDNAKLIFTEGQISLLPDKSFQRGYRIGYSNKVQPGMSGGPILNYQGEVIGINAVHAYPISDKIYTYIDNSKPSTAERQQMRQYSWGLPIYSVAKVVNEVIAKSPKKIDDSALIAKKGLINDIDKIAQEITVLIPNANPTDMGSGVIIAQKGNIYYVLTADHVIWNRDEKKLKDKLEIVAPDNQRYAINVSNAKRMPGVDLAVVQFTSNQKYQVATLANYSLNTKDQKVFVSGFPGNKQQNKNKPHRILTAGILRQQQFIKLNTYLSFNNQSSLIPVQIQTVLSDGYDLLYSNITKGGMSGGAVLDTQGRLIGIHGRVEGEISLDFDGEINLGSSSGVPIRTFLNLVEQGGIDSDLKIQTAVPATLKKSEEDVISEYLLPLDQVPKNSDNEISWLNYANQLLRSQKYAEAIKAVDKAISKKPNFYQAWYFKGVIFFSEKKDTEAITAFDKALKINPDFAQAWKLRGRVLGLLDKYSEALTSFNQAIALSPNQFDLYYWRGLSLAQLKRFPEAIEAYNQAIKFYPDYKLIYNSRGLSYVNLQKYQQAIDDFNQAIQLDPKNADYYYFRGMAYSFLNKHQRAIDDSTQAIQLDPKEAIHYSMRGLTYLQLKDYKQAINDWTQAIKLDPKNATYYGMRGGTYYKLKEYKLAINDYTQAIQLDPKEAIHYSMRGLTYLQLKDYKQAINDWTQAIKLDPKNATYYGMRGGTYYKLKEYKLAINDYTQAIQLDPKEAIHYSMRGLAYLQLKDYKQAIANYTQAIQLDPKNATYYARRGLTYLQLKDYKQAINDWTQAIKLDPKNAVYYGARGLTYLQLKDYKQAINDYTQAIKIDHKNGIHYGSRGDAYLQLKDYKQAINDYTQAIKLDPKNADYYYSRGFANYKFKDYKQAIDDWNQAIKFKPDFTEAYTNLGIVHYEMGEVETAINYWRNAIKINSNVAEAHLALGVALYAKGDKEAGLKSGETALKLDKRYGKIEFLKENNWGDKLIKDSQEFLNNPRIKGLI
- a CDS encoding COP23 domain-containing protein; translation: MKLALLATLFLTTTLASAPVFAQEESNNQVRFLCAETLNSQNQKRVPATVLWTPNFKKAMVTWTSILAGYGPQERCQKVSDNFQVALNNGSLNYITNAVQNGSKVICSVRSTDGACDTVLFTLRSQDSSQNVLKQLNQLWLGAATTGPIQQSSGGESKYYIDIRQFLNTPPSNKMK